DNA from Thermomicrobium roseum DSM 5159:
AGTGATGGACCGGCTCTGGATCGAGCACCTGACCGAGATGGAGCACATGCGCCACGAGGTCGGGCTGCAGGCCTATGGGCAGCTCGACCCGCTCGTGGTGTATAAGCGTGAAGGCTACCGGATGTTCCAGCAGCTGCTTGAAAACATCGAGTACGACGTGGCGCGGCTCATCTACCGCGTGCAGCTCGCACCTGCCTTGCAGCGGCCGGTCATGCAGATCGGGACACCGAACCGAGGTGGTGATGGTGCGGGTCCAGCACGCAAGAAGCAGAAGGTGGGCCGCAACGATCCGTGCCCATGCGGAAGTGGGAAGAAGTATAAGCATTGCTGCATGAAAGCGGAATCAGGCGTGCGAGCCGGAGCAGGGTGAGCCTCGCGCGGGGGATTCGTCGGTGCTTCCCGTGCGGGAGTCTCGGGAAATCCGGTTCGCTCCTCGAGCAGCGAGCGCTTCCTGAAGAAGAAAATTCGCGCCGGGCGTCCAGCCGAGCACGCTCGCGTGCTTCACCCCCACTTCTTTCCCATGGGAAGCGACCGATGTGGCGTGGGCGTCTTTGTCTGGCTCCGGTCGCAGACTCTTGCCTCTTCACGATTCGTTCATCCGCTCAGAGTGAGCATTCTTTAGTCTCCTCCGAGCAGTATGAGGGATCGGTTTCGCATGGCGGATTCAAAGGAGGTGTCGGGTGCGCGAGCTCACCGCCGAGTTCATAGGGACGATGCTGCTCGTTCTCTTGACAGACGGGACAGTGGCGACCGCGCGGCTCGCTCGGTCGCACGGTGTGGGTGGGAATTGGCTCACTATCGCTGTTGGCTCGGCGATCGCGGTGAGCATCGCGGTTGGCTTGGCGGGACCGATCAGCGGCGGACACGTCAACCCAGCGGTGACGTTCGCGCTGGCGGCGTGGGGATTGTTCCCCGCCGAACGGGTCGCGGCTTACGTGGGGGCACAACTGGCAGGTGGGTTCAGCGGTGCAGTCCTGGTCTGGCTCTTGTTTTGGCGACATTGGGAAGCGACCAGTGATCCGGCAGTGAAACGTGGGGTGTTCTGTACCGGGCCAGCGATTCGCTACTGGCCGGCGAATCTGGCGACCGAATGCGTGGGGACCGCGGTACTGGCTCTCGGCGTCGGTGCGGCAGTCGCCGGTCGAGTACCGGGTGCAGTCGTGCCGTGGTGGATCGGCGGGTTGGTGTTGGCCATCGGCCTGGCGCTCGGCGGGACGACCGGCTTCGCGCTCAACCCGGCACGCGATGCGGCACCGCGGCTGGCTTACACGCTCTTACCGATCGCCGGGCGGGGCGACGCCGATTGGCGTTACGGGTGGATTCCGATCGTCGGACCAGTTCTCGGAGCCCTTCTCGGGATCGGCGTTTGGCGGTTGCTGTGAGCCAGTTCGATAAGGGGTAATGAGCGGTCGCTCGCGCGACCGAGCATCTGCTCGGACGCTTCGACGAAGCGGCTGAATCGTTGGTTCCTTGTTGGACATTCCCCGAGGGGAGGCGCGTACGAAGCTGCCCCTCTCCGGCAGCTGCACGACGGCGGGCGCGATCCGCATCCGTGGAATTGTCCCCTGAAGATTCGTTTCAGCACGACGCGCCGCTGACCGGAGGGTGACCAGCTGTCGTGCTCACCCGTCGATCATCCTGACAGGCTTCGCCCCTCGAGAGCAGTCGTGTCGATGGCAACGGGTCTCACAGCTGGCAGTTATAGGCAAATTGATTCGGACTGCAGGGATCCCAGGGATCGCTGCCTTGCAGGATCTCTTCGAAGTCCGTGTATCCGTCGACGTCCGTATCGCGCTTCCGCGGATCGGTGCCGTAAACATACACTTCCGAGCCATCGGAGAGCCCATCCCCGTCGCTGTCCGAGTTGTACGGGTCGGTACCGAAACTCAGCTCCTCGTCGTCGGGTAGGCCATCGCCGTCGGTATCGACCGATGCTCGCGGTGGCGGGGGCGGTGGTGGCGCTGGTTGTGGCTGCGGCTGTGGTTTGGGGGCAGGTGGTTGGGTCGGGGCTGGTATGGCTCGCACCTCGAACGTCGCGCGGCCGAACTCGACCTGGCGGGCCGCTGCATCGACCGCTCGAACGGCCCAGCTGCCAGCGATCTCCGCTCCACCAGCTGCCTGACAATAGACCAAGCTGACGGTCACCCACTCGTTTCCCCGCAGTTCCACCCTGGCGAGATCGACGGGACCTTTGCCAGGTGGTATGGCTTGCACGATGACAGGCGTCACCTGGTTCCCCGGTGCAGTATTGCGCACTTGAATGTCGACAGCCGCACCGCAGTCGTACGGTTGGACCGGTTCAGTGGGTACGCGCCACTCGAGCGTGGGCATCGGCGTCGCCGTCGGGGTGGGTGCGGGTACAACGCCGAACGAGTCACTCAGGATGGGGCGTGTCGGCTGGTCGCTGCGATACCAACGGACCGTCCACGTTCCAGACAACTGTTCGGCACGCGGGACGACACTGCAGAGAGAGGCTCGCAGGGTCGACCACTGATCCCCCGAAATCTCGATCGGCGGCAAGCTCAGTTTCTGACCGCTTGGCGACTCGATGACGGCATAGACCATGAACGACTCGTCGGAGTCGGCCCCTCTCGCGCGGATGCCGAGTTCCACGATCGTGCGGTTGGTTCTGCAGTCGCCAGCGGGTATCGAGGTGCGAGGGACGCTCGACTGCCAGGTGATCGTCCGCGCCGATCGAGTCGTGAAGGAGACAACGGCGAGCACGCGGTCCGGCTGCGCCCGATCGATCCACTCGGCACGCCACTCGCCGGCCGTGGCGGTGCCGCTCAGCTGAGTCAGGTCGACTTCCACCTGAATGGTTTGGCCCGGCTGGACAGAATAAGGTCCCAACGTTTGGGGCTGGCCTTCGGGGGGCGTGATGCGGAGCTCGATCTCGCTCACGCTCGTTTCGGCCGGCGCGCGGATCGTGAGAACGACTGAAGAACTCCCTGCGTCGACGGGTGCAACAGGCCCAGTGGCAACCCAACGCTGGGCGATCGCCGGTTGGGGCGATTGGGTCGGTGTGGTCGTGACGGCTCGGTTACAGGCAGCGAGCAGTAGGAGGCCGAGAATGAGCCAGCTGACCGGCGGCCGCTGTCGGTGTCGAGGACCTACGTGCATCCGGATCGCTCCGAGCAATCTTTCAGCAAGCAGCGTCGACGTTTTCCGAATAGAGAATAGCAGGGGAATCGGTCTCGTCAAGGGCACGGGTTCGCTGCTCGCGGTCATTTCGCGCGGGGAAGGGACACGAAGCGTGCGCTCGAGAAAGCAGTGAGTGACGGGGGTCTCCCAGCGCGCCGTGCAGCGCAGCGCCGCATCGAGTACTCGAGACGCCAGTGTCGGCGCGGGTCGGAAGCTGGCACTCGCGAGCGGCATGTTGCGCGGCGTGCCCGCGAGCACGCTCGGTCGGGCGATACCGCCATGCAGCGCAGCATCCCCGCTGCCCGCTAGCACCGGCCTGCGAGAACGATGCAGGGGCAGGTGAGCACCTGCCCCTGTACCACCGGCTCTACGACCGAGAGCTCACGGCTTCTGGACGACTGCCTTGACCGGGACATGACCTGCCTTGTCGAAGTGGAGTTCCAATTCGATCTCGTCACCGGGATTCAAGTCGCGCGTCAACCCGATGAGCATGATGTGCAGCCCACCGGGCTTGAGCTCGACCGTCCCCTTGGCGGGGATATCGATGCCGTCGACCGGCTGCATTTTCATGACACCGCCTTCCATCTTGGTTTCGTGGAGCTCGACCGTCCCGGCCACGTCGCAGTGGGCATGCAGCAAGCGGTCGGGCTGGTCGCCAGTGTTCTCGATCACCATGTAGACAGCGCTCAGGGCATCGGCCTGGGAGGCAGCTCGTGCCCACACGTTGCGGATGACCAACGTGCCGGCCCGGAATTCGTTGCTGACACCGGGCATGGCGCTGCCCATACCGTGTCCACTCATGCCGTGCCCCATCGTCGGCGTTGCGGCCATTGGGGTCGGCGTCGGCATGGGGGTCGGAGTCGGGGTAGCCGTCGGTGTCGGCTGCGGGGTCGGACTCGGCTGCACTGCCGCAGCCGGCGTTGGGCTGGGAGCAGGCGTCGGTGTCGGTTCGGTCCCACGACACGCGCTCACGACAAGCGAAGCGAGAACGACCGTCAATGCGAGTACGAACCAACCTCGGATTCGATCGAGCACCGTACGCATCTTCATGACCTCCTCAGTCGACTGTTGCCGATCGAGCAACACGCTCAGCGACGCAACAGGGCACGGAGGTCGCTCGCCACCTGCTCCGGGGTGAGCCCGAACGGGAGGACGGCTCGCAGTTTCCCCTGGGTATCCAAGACGAAACTGGACGAGGTATGCTCCACCAAGTATCCCAGGGCGGACGTCGATTCCACCTTGGCATAGTGGACACCGAAGACGGTGGCCAACTCGCGGATCCGATCCTCGTCTCCGGTCAGCCCCAGGAATGTCGGGTCGTACTTCGCCAGATAGCTCGCCAGCCGTTCAGGGGAATCGCGTTCCGGGTCGACCGAGACGAAGACGAGCTGCACGCGATCGGCCTGGTTGCCGAGCATGGCGCGTGCGCGGGCCATCGTCGAGGCAGTCATCGGGCAGACGTCCGGGCAGTGCGTGTAGCCGAAAAAGACGACCGTCACCTTCCCCTGGAAGTCGGTCAAGGCATGAGGCTGGCCGTCGCTCCCGGTGAGTTGGATGGCGGGGATCTCTTGGGGCGGGTCGAGCAGCATCCCGTTCAGCGACGGGGCTGCCCGCGACTGCCAGACGTACCAGCCGACGACAGCGAGGACGATGGCGATGGCCGCGAGTTCGGCGACGACGAGGCGACGAAGCCATGGTCGCGTAGGCATATCGAGACTCCTCAAACGTAGCATCGGAACAGGTGAGCCGCCTCGTAGAGATAGCGCCGCATACCCTGGCTCTCGCGGATCTCCCGCTCGAGTGCCTCGAGATCGCGGGTCAGCATTTCTGGTGACGGGGCGATCCGGTACTCGGCACGGACGATCCCGAGCGGATCGACGATGACGATGATCGGGTCGACCGTCCCGTCAGGGTGCCGCGGCACGCGGAAGCCACTCAGCGTGAGGTCCAACTCGCGCCGGTCCGAACTTCCCAGAACCCTCCATGGATGCCCATGCTGAGCCAGCGTCTCGCTCAGCACAGCGAGCTGCTCGCGGGAAACCGGCTCGCTGGCGATCCAGATCAATTCCACGCGCCCAGTGGTCTCCGTTCCCGCGACGGCTGTGGCCAGGAGTTGGCCGCGACTCGCACAGTCGGTCCCGCACTCGGCACTGCCGAAGGTGACGACGAGGATCTGGCCGCGCAGGCTATCGCTCGAGACGAGCTTGCCGCTCGGATCCTCGAGTCCGAAGCCCGGAGCCAGGCGCAGGCGCGGCAAAACGCGTGGCGCAGCCAGCGCACTCCAGACGATCGAGAGCGTC
Protein-coding regions in this window:
- a CDS encoding MIP/aquaporin family protein, whose product is MRELTAEFIGTMLLVLLTDGTVATARLARSHGVGGNWLTIAVGSAIAVSIAVGLAGPISGGHVNPAVTFALAAWGLFPAERVAAYVGAQLAGGFSGAVLVWLLFWRHWEATSDPAVKRGVFCTGPAIRYWPANLATECVGTAVLALGVGAAVAGRVPGAVVPWWIGGLVLAIGLALGGTTGFALNPARDAAPRLAYTLLPIAGRGDADWRYGWIPIVGPVLGALLGIGVWRLL
- a CDS encoding thrombospondin type 3 repeat-containing protein, whose translation is MHVGPRHRQRPPVSWLILGLLLLAACNRAVTTTPTQSPQPAIAQRWVATGPVAPVDAGSSSVVLTIRAPAETSVSEIELRITPPEGQPQTLGPYSVQPGQTIQVEVDLTQLSGTATAGEWRAEWIDRAQPDRVLAVVSFTTRSARTITWQSSVPRTSIPAGDCRTNRTIVELGIRARGADSDESFMVYAVIESPSGQKLSLPPIEISGDQWSTLRASLCSVVPRAEQLSGTWTVRWYRSDQPTRPILSDSFGVVPAPTPTATPMPTLEWRVPTEPVQPYDCGAAVDIQVRNTAPGNQVTPVIVQAIPPGKGPVDLARVELRGNEWVTVSLVYCQAAGGAEIAGSWAVRAVDAAARQVEFGRATFEVRAIPAPTQPPAPKPQPQPQPAPPPPPPPRASVDTDGDGLPDDEELSFGTDPYNSDSDGDGLSDGSEVYVYGTDPRKRDTDVDGYTDFEEILQGSDPWDPCSPNQFAYNCQL
- a CDS encoding copper chaperone PCu(A)C, encoding MRTVLDRIRGWFVLALTVVLASLVVSACRGTEPTPTPAPSPTPAAAVQPSPTPQPTPTATPTPTPMPTPTPMAATPTMGHGMSGHGMGSAMPGVSNEFRAGTLVIRNVWARAASQADALSAVYMVIENTGDQPDRLLHAHCDVAGTVELHETKMEGGVMKMQPVDGIDIPAKGTVELKPGGLHIMLIGLTRDLNPGDEIELELHFDKAGHVPVKAVVQKP
- a CDS encoding SCO family protein, whose amino-acid sequence is MPTRPWLRRLVVAELAAIAIVLAVVGWYVWQSRAAPSLNGMLLDPPQEIPAIQLTGSDGQPHALTDFQGKVTVVFFGYTHCPDVCPMTASTMARARAMLGNQADRVQLVFVSVDPERDSPERLASYLAKYDPTFLGLTGDEDRIRELATVFGVHYAKVESTSALGYLVEHTSSSFVLDTQGKLRAVLPFGLTPEQVASDLRALLRR
- a CDS encoding SCO family protein; this encodes MFVDRGWFIMVRRLALIVVLLLATLSIVWSALAAPRVLPRLRLAPGFGLEDPSGKLVSSDSLRGQILVVTFGSAECGTDCASRGQLLATAVAGTETTGRVELIWIASEPVSREQLAVLSETLAQHGHPWRVLGSSDRRELDLTLSGFRVPRHPDGTVDPIIVIVDPLGIVRAEYRIAPSPEMLTRDLEALEREIRESQGMRRYLYEAAHLFRCYV